The Pigmentiphaga aceris DNA segment AAATTTCCATGAAGAAGGGGTTGAGCCGCAAATTTTTTGCTGTGTGGAGCAGCATAGGCAGCGTGTTGGTGTTCTGCAAGCGCAGCGCAGGAGAAACCGCGTTTTTTACGTCATCTGCGGCGCGCAGATTGCGCTGAAAATTCGCAATTTTCGAACATATCGGAAGTGGATCAGAAGGTTCGTCTGATGTTCCTGTTGATATGTTGAGATTCAGTGTTTAGGTAAATGCTGGCCTGTGCATAAGGTCTTTTAGCGGAATTTTCGACATATCAAAAGATGGAAATTATCGTATTCGCTTATCAGTTCCTGATATGGAAAACTCGACTCTTTTATCGCTCTGTTTTTGAGGTTTTTATGGCCTCGTTGGTCGGGTGATTTGCATATCGGATATGGATCAAAGCCACCATGAATCATGAAATCCGATATACCTGTAAATCACTCGGAAGGGCCAGGAAGGTTCACCATTCCGTCCCCATCCCCCATGACAACCAGCGCGTCGCCAGCCCAGTGGATATCTGCGATCGGCACCGCACCCATCTTGATTTCACCAAGCAGCTTTCCCGCTGCGGTGTACACGCGCACATAGCCGTCGATGTAGTACAGATAGTCTGATCCGCCCCCCGGCATGCCCATGCGGGGAATCCAGCTGTCCCAGCTGTACAAGCGGAATTTCTGCGCATAGAACTGTCCGTTCGGGCTGTAGTTTCGCTCCCGATACGGCACGCCTGCATAGAACAGGCTATAGGCCGGCCAGAGCATCGCAAGCACTACCAGCACGATGAGGGCACGCCGCAGTTTGCGCGGCGCAATGGCCTGTTTCGCACCCTTGCCTGTCACGTTCGCGCCCTCGTTTCTCAACGCACCGAACTCTTCAGTTCGCCATCCTGGCGATGACGTTCCATCGCCAGCTCAATCAGCGTGGTGATCAGGTCGGTGTACCCCAGGCCGCTGGCTTCCCACAGCTTCGGATACATGCTGATGTTGGTGAAGCCGGGCAAGGTGTTGACCTCGTTGATGATCACGTCGCCATCGGGCGTCAGGAACACATCGACCCGTGCCATGCCGCAGCAGTCCAGTGCCTGGAAAGCCTGAATGGCAATCGCACGAATGCGTTCGTTGATCTCGTCAGACAGGTCGGCCGGCGCCTTGACCACGGCCCCTTGTTCGTTGATGTACTTGGTGTCGTAGGAGTAGAAGTCATCGCTGACCACGATCTCGCCGCACACGCTTGCACGCGGGTGTTCGTTGCCCAGGATCGCGCACTCGATCTCGCGCCCGACAATCGCCGATTCCACCAGCACCTTGTGGTCGTAATCGAAGGCAAGCGCCAAGGCCTGATTGAACTCGTCTTCCGTGCGAGCTTTGCTGACACCTACCGACGAACCCTGGTTCGCCGGCTTGATGAACAAGGGCAGGCCAAGCTTGGCCGTCACCGTGGCGAAATCGTGTTTGTTCCGAGTGCTGCGGGTCACCGTGACGAACGGGGCAACCTTCAAGCCCGCGTCGCGCAGCAGGCGCTTGGTCACGTCCTTGTCCATGCTGACTGCAGAGCCCAGCACGCTGCTGCCGACAAAGGGAATGTCGGCCATGCGAAGCATGCCTTGCAGCGAGCCGTCTTCACCCAGGGTGCCGTGCACGATCGGGAACACCACGTCGAGCTGCGCCAGCGCACTCGCGTCGCGGCTCTGAATCAGTTGCTGCTGCGTCTGGCCGGGGATCAGCGCAACGTGTTGGCGCGAGTGATGCAGCGCGATGCGTGCCGGGTCGTTGGCGTTGTGCAGGTAGTTCGACACGTCGCTGACATGCCATTGTCCCTGCTTGTCGATACCCAGCAGGGTGACGTCGAATTTGTTCTTGTCGATGGCGTCGACGATGTTTTTCGCCGATTGCAATGACACTTCATGTTCAGCGGATTTGCCGCCGAAAATGATGCCTGCGCGCAGTTTTTTCATGGAGTGAAAGCATCCCGGGTTGTAGAAATCCACCGAGATTATGCGGCGACGCGCGCCCCGCTTGGCAGGATTGTCTGCCCGAACTGTTTCCAGGCATGAACCGCCCATGAAAGCATCGGCTTGAATCCTATGCGCGAAGGTGCGTCTTGTATGCCGGTCACGCCTGCTTCAGGCGTTCGAGAATTCCGTCAATACATCCAGCACCGCAGTGACCGCCATGCCAGGTGCCGGCGAACTGCGATACGCCACTGCCATGGGGCGCATCAAGGCCGGGGACAGGTTCCGCACCTGCACGTCCGGCGAGTGCATCTGGTCTTCCACTTCTTCCAAGGGCAAGATGGCCGCGCTCTGGCTCGCGGTCGCCAGACTTTTCAACGCGCCGGGATAACTCAGCGTCAGAAACGGCCGTGGATTGAAACCCGCCTGACCGAACCACGACGACACCAGGCCATGCATCTGCGTGGCAGGCGCAAACGACGCCCATCGCCGGCTGGACAGCCATTCGGGTGTGATCGTGTCAGGGGTCTGCCAAGCTGCCGGCAGCAGCGCCACCATGTGATCGTTTCGCCAGGGCATCAGCCTGATCTGCGCCATCGCTGGCTGAGGACTGGCCACGATGCCGATGTCCAGCGTAGCGGCCTTCAATCGCTGCATGGCATCGGACGAACCTACCGCCTCCAGCTTCACTTCAACGCCCGGGCTGCGCCGGCTCAGCGCATCCAGCATCAGCGGCAACAGTCGGGTGCTGACACCCGCCGACACACCCACCTTCACCAAGCCCTCGCGGCCACTGGCACGGCGCTGCACCAGGTCGATC contains these protein-coding regions:
- the ddlA gene encoding D-alanine--D-alanine ligase codes for the protein MKKLRAGIIFGGKSAEHEVSLQSAKNIVDAIDKNKFDVTLLGIDKQGQWHVSDVSNYLHNANDPARIALHHSRQHVALIPGQTQQQLIQSRDASALAQLDVVFPIVHGTLGEDGSLQGMLRMADIPFVGSSVLGSAVSMDKDVTKRLLRDAGLKVAPFVTVTRSTRNKHDFATVTAKLGLPLFIKPANQGSSVGVSKARTEDEFNQALALAFDYDHKVLVESAIVGREIECAILGNEHPRASVCGEIVVSDDFYSYDTKYINEQGAVVKAPADLSDEINERIRAIAIQAFQALDCCGMARVDVFLTPDGDVIINEVNTLPGFTNISMYPKLWEASGLGYTDLITTLIELAMERHRQDGELKSSVR
- a CDS encoding LysR family transcriptional regulator; protein product: MRNLNLDQLQTLIAIADLGTFAAAAHALHLAPPTISLHIKELESRMEATLVVRGRRHAELTPAGQALVEEGRKLLAASDDLIDLVQRRASGREGLVKVGVSAGVSTRLLPLMLDALSRRSPGVEVKLEAVGSSDAMQRLKAATLDIGIVASPQPAMAQIRLMPWRNDHMVALLPAAWQTPDTITPEWLSSRRWASFAPATQMHGLVSSWFGQAGFNPRPFLTLSYPGALKSLATASQSAAILPLEEVEDQMHSPDVQVRNLSPALMRPMAVAYRSSPAPGMAVTAVLDVLTEFSNA